A window from Egibacteraceae bacterium encodes these proteins:
- a CDS encoding metal-sulfur cluster assembly factor, with the protein MSETDMRSWPQEAGAGTGAPDAFTDVPVGEDGMATEEAMRQALKAVMDPEIGINVVDLGLIYAIHKDNGKVTVEMTLTSMGCPLTELIHSQCTLVLAPLPGVEEVDVEFTFSPPWSTDMIADEAKDELRAMGFSV; encoded by the coding sequence ATGAGTGAGACCGACATGCGAAGCTGGCCGCAGGAGGCGGGCGCGGGAACCGGTGCGCCCGACGCCTTCACCGACGTCCCGGTCGGCGAGGACGGGATGGCGACCGAGGAGGCCATGCGCCAGGCGCTCAAGGCGGTCATGGACCCCGAGATCGGCATCAACGTCGTCGACCTCGGCCTCATCTACGCCATCCACAAGGACAACGGCAAGGTCACCGTCGAGATGACGCTCACGTCGATGGGGTGCCCGCTGACGGAGCTCATCCACTCCCAGTGCACGCTCGTGCTCGCGCCCCTGCCGGGGGTCGAGGAGGTCGACGTCGAGTTCACGTTCTCGCCGCCGTGGAGCACCGACATGATCGCCGACGAGGCGAAGGACGAGCTCCGCGCGATGGGGTTCAGCGTCTGA
- a CDS encoding SUF system NifU family Fe-S cluster assembly protein: MSLDDLYHEIILDHYRKPRNRSGELEPCDVHVHHSNPLCGDELDLRMHVDGERIDKLAFEGEGCSISMAAASAMTEAVLGRELTDADDLAEAFRLMMHGEALKREDDLLDGVAFQGVAKFPVRVKCALLGWMALRDAMETYREGEAGHRVTHE, from the coding sequence ATGTCACTGGACGACCTCTACCACGAGATCATCCTCGACCACTACCGCAAGCCGCGGAACCGGTCAGGGGAACTCGAGCCGTGCGACGTGCACGTGCACCATTCCAACCCGCTCTGCGGGGACGAGCTCGACCTGCGCATGCACGTCGACGGTGAACGCATCGACAAGCTCGCGTTCGAGGGCGAGGGCTGCTCGATCTCGATGGCGGCGGCCTCGGCGATGACCGAGGCCGTGCTCGGCCGGGAGCTCACCGACGCCGACGACCTCGCCGAGGCCTTCCGGCTCATGATGCACGGCGAGGCCCTGAAGCGTGAGGACGACCTGCTCGACGGGGTGGCGTTCCAGGGCGTGGCGAAGTTCCCCGTACGGGTGAAGTGCGCCCTGCTCGGGTGGATGGCGCTGAGGGACGCAATGGAGACCTACCGGGAGGGGGAAGCGGGACACCGCGTCACCCATGAGTGA
- a CDS encoding SufS family cysteine desulfurase has protein sequence MLDVATIRRDFPVLDRQVHGRRLVYLDSAATSQKPRAVIDAMARVAEHYNANVHRGVHALAEECTQAYEDARTKIARFVGADPRGVVFTKNVTEALNLVAYSWARTRLGEGDILLSTQMEHHANIVPWQLVQPIAGYDLRYVPVTGDGFLDVDAFDEIVATGRVKLFAVTAMSNVLGTVVPVAELAAKVRAANAEAVVVVDGAQRVPHVPTDMRELDADFLGFTGHKMCGPTGIGVLAGKPELLDAMPPFLGGGEMITNVTLEGTTFNEIPYKFEAGTPPYTEAVGLGAAVDYLSGIGMDAVRAHEIELLGRTLDALGSIDGVVVHGPKDPHARGAAVSFTIEGIHPHDVGTLMDREGVAVRAGHHCAKPLMRVLGVPATTRASFYLYNTLEELGALVDAIEVTRKFFDA, from the coding sequence ATGCTCGACGTCGCCACCATCCGCAGGGACTTCCCCGTCCTGGACCGTCAGGTCCATGGGCGCAGGCTCGTCTACCTCGACTCCGCCGCGACGAGCCAGAAGCCCCGCGCGGTCATCGACGCGATGGCGCGCGTCGCGGAGCACTACAACGCGAACGTCCACCGCGGGGTGCACGCGCTGGCCGAGGAGTGCACCCAGGCCTACGAGGACGCGCGGACGAAGATCGCACGCTTCGTCGGGGCCGACCCCCGCGGCGTCGTGTTCACGAAGAACGTCACCGAAGCGCTCAACCTCGTCGCCTACTCGTGGGCCCGCACCCGCCTCGGCGAGGGCGACATCCTCCTGTCGACCCAGATGGAGCACCACGCGAACATCGTCCCGTGGCAGCTCGTGCAGCCGATCGCCGGCTACGACCTGCGCTACGTGCCGGTCACGGGCGACGGGTTCCTCGACGTCGACGCCTTCGACGAGATCGTCGCGACGGGGCGGGTCAAGCTGTTCGCCGTGACGGCGATGTCGAACGTGCTCGGCACGGTCGTGCCGGTCGCCGAGCTCGCCGCCAAGGTACGGGCCGCCAACGCGGAGGCGGTCGTGGTCGTCGACGGCGCGCAGCGCGTCCCGCACGTCCCCACCGACATGCGCGAGCTCGACGCGGACTTCCTCGGCTTCACCGGCCACAAGATGTGCGGGCCGACCGGCATCGGTGTCCTCGCCGGCAAGCCGGAGCTGCTCGACGCGATGCCGCCGTTCCTCGGTGGCGGCGAGATGATCACGAACGTCACGCTCGAGGGCACGACCTTCAACGAGATCCCCTACAAGTTCGAGGCGGGGACCCCCCCGTACACGGAGGCGGTCGGGCTCGGCGCGGCGGTGGACTACCTGTCGGGCATCGGCATGGACGCCGTGCGGGCGCACGAGATCGAGCTGCTCGGCAGGACGCTCGACGCGCTCGGCTCGATAGACGGGGTGGTCGTGCACGGGCCGAAGGACCCGCACGCGCGCGGGGCTGCGGTGAGCTTCACCATCGAGGGCATCCACCCCCACGACGTCGGCACGCTGATGGACCGCGAGGGCGTGGCGGTGCGTGCGGGGCATCACTGCGCGAAGCCGCTCATGCGGGTGCTCGGCGTGCCCGCCACGACGAGGGCGTCCTTCTACCTCTACAACACCCTGGAGGAGCTCGGCGCGCTCGTCGACGCGATCGAGGTAACCAGGAAGTTCTTCGATGCCTAG
- the sufC gene encoding Fe-S cluster assembly ATPase SufC — MINTDLYIQGLTVQVEGTEILHGLDLQVAKGETHALMGPNGSGKSTLAYAIMGHPAYEITGGRILVRGEDIAELPPNERARLGLFLAMQYPTEIPGVSLTNFLRTAVNAVSDEDIPVRKFMQVLREEMAKLDMDEKFLQRNVNEGFSGGEKKRFEILQMAVLRPQIAVLDETDSGLDVDALRVVAEGVNRLRGPDLGVLLITHYTRILRYITPDRVHVMFEGRIVQSGGPELADELEAKGYEHLKSKV; from the coding sequence ATGATAAACACCGACCTGTACATCCAGGGCCTGACCGTGCAGGTGGAGGGCACCGAGATCCTGCACGGACTCGACCTCCAGGTCGCCAAGGGCGAAACCCATGCGCTGATGGGCCCGAACGGGTCGGGCAAGTCGACGCTCGCCTACGCGATCATGGGCCACCCCGCGTACGAGATCACCGGTGGCCGGATCCTCGTCAGGGGTGAGGACATCGCCGAGCTGCCCCCCAACGAGCGGGCGCGACTCGGCCTTTTCCTCGCGATGCAGTACCCGACGGAGATCCCCGGGGTGTCGCTCACGAACTTCCTGCGCACCGCGGTGAACGCGGTCAGCGACGAGGACATCCCCGTACGCAAGTTCATGCAGGTGCTCCGCGAGGAGATGGCCAAACTCGACATGGACGAGAAGTTCCTCCAGCGCAACGTGAACGAGGGCTTCTCCGGCGGCGAGAAGAAGCGCTTCGAGATCCTACAGATGGCGGTGCTGCGGCCGCAGATCGCGGTCCTCGACGAGACCGACTCGGGTCTCGACGTCGACGCGCTTCGGGTCGTCGCGGAGGGCGTCAACCGTCTGCGGGGCCCTGACCTCGGCGTCCTCCTCATCACCCACTACACGCGTATCCTTCGGTACATCACCCCCGATCGGGTGCACGTGATGTTCGAGGGGCGCATCGTCCAGTCGGGCGGCCCGGAGCTCGCGGACGAGCTCGAGGCCAAGGGCTACGAGCACCTGAAGAGCAAGGTCTAG